From a single Lewinella sp. LCG006 genomic region:
- a CDS encoding tail fiber domain-containing protein: MKTANKLRLLGVLASCLFGQLMFAQSPIVKAIDIQAEQTQLTMNETAASAYQVEISGPSDYHTKFEVADAAEIRLTPQKSDGTAFVNGSYKLTITPVFQLSEEDKQNMMEMRQKGDTDAINKYLLDHQLPASLDVYSINFGVQNGKFVAPNRHEGDMPPPTMFGKRTDFRSSDAIYASVNYFETDLYAQTMDNSLVAEEDVQVFTQDVVVQGSICVGFDCPNAPNFGADTERLMENNLRIHFDDTSNSGSFPANDWRIVINDSDNGGASYFGVEDATAGRRPFTVEAGAPANALYVEADGDVGIKTSQPVVDLHMVEGNTPTMRLDQDGSDGFTPQVWDVAGNETNFFVRDVTNGSNLPFKIKPGAPDDALFIDAQGDIGLGTQNPGNNALQVENGDVYVKAGNLAINIAPTGNNALEVVGKSDFTGGAMTVNDNLVVRGNARYFLTSQATFRDAAGVIAMKVDAVTKRVGIGTDTPNHMLELSTDDAVKPNGGVWAAPSDRRLKTDIKDFEDGLAKVMAIRPVRYHYNGKMNMPTDQEFIGLIAQEIQEVAPYTVKVTEGSEEGYLFVDGTPLTYLLINAVQEQQSIIDNQDKRIEELEAQLNEVAQLRQEVAALAKILQAQATDKSAAAQNQNVSEDR, encoded by the coding sequence ATGAAGACAGCGAATAAACTACGTCTCCTCGGAGTCCTCGCAAGCTGCCTATTTGGACAATTGATGTTTGCCCAATCGCCGATCGTCAAAGCCATTGACATTCAGGCAGAGCAAACCCAGTTGACCATGAACGAAACCGCTGCCAGTGCTTATCAGGTAGAGATTTCCGGTCCTAGTGATTACCATACGAAATTTGAGGTTGCTGATGCCGCTGAAATTCGTTTGACGCCACAAAAATCTGATGGTACAGCCTTTGTTAATGGTTCTTACAAATTGACCATTACCCCTGTTTTTCAACTTTCTGAGGAGGACAAGCAGAACATGATGGAAATGCGCCAGAAAGGAGATACGGATGCTATCAACAAGTACCTCCTGGATCATCAACTGCCTGCCAGTCTTGATGTTTATTCCATCAACTTCGGCGTCCAGAATGGTAAATTTGTAGCACCTAATCGTCACGAAGGTGATATGCCTCCGCCGACCATGTTTGGTAAGCGTACAGATTTCCGTTCTTCTGATGCCATCTATGCTTCGGTGAACTACTTTGAAACGGATCTTTACGCACAAACGATGGACAACTCTCTGGTCGCAGAGGAAGACGTACAGGTTTTTACCCAAGATGTAGTTGTTCAGGGTAGCATTTGCGTAGGTTTCGACTGCCCTAATGCACCTAACTTTGGTGCTGATACCGAACGCCTTATGGAGAACAACCTGCGTATTCATTTCGATGATACGAGTAACTCTGGCAGTTTCCCTGCCAATGATTGGCGAATTGTTATTAACGATTCTGACAATGGTGGTGCTAGCTACTTTGGTGTGGAAGACGCGACCGCAGGCCGTCGTCCCTTCACCGTAGAGGCAGGTGCACCTGCTAATGCCCTCTACGTAGAAGCTGACGGTGATGTAGGTATCAAAACCTCTCAACCGGTAGTAGATTTACACATGGTAGAAGGCAACACGCCTACCATGCGACTAGACCAAGATGGCTCCGATGGTTTTACGCCTCAAGTTTGGGATGTTGCTGGTAATGAAACGAACTTCTTTGTTCGTGACGTAACGAATGGTTCTAATTTGCCATTCAAAATCAAGCCAGGTGCACCTGACGATGCATTATTTATAGATGCTCAAGGCGATATTGGACTAGGAACACAGAATCCTGGAAACAATGCTCTCCAAGTAGAAAATGGCGATGTCTATGTAAAAGCAGGCAATCTAGCTATCAACATAGCACCTACTGGTAATAATGCCTTGGAAGTGGTTGGTAAATCTGACTTTACCGGAGGCGCAATGACGGTCAACGACAACTTGGTAGTAAGAGGAAATGCAAGGTATTTCCTTACCAGTCAGGCAACTTTTCGCGATGCGGCAGGAGTGATAGCGATGAAAGTTGATGCTGTTACGAAGAGAGTAGGTATTGGCACTGATACTCCTAACCACATGCTGGAATTGAGCACAGATGATGCCGTCAAGCCTAATGGTGGTGTTTGGGCTGCTCCTTCGGATCGTCGCTTAAAGACTGACATCAAAGACTTCGAAGATGGCTTGGCTAAAGTAATGGCTATTCGTCCAGTGCGTTACCACTACAATGGTAAAATGAATATGCCTACAGATCAGGAATTCATTGGTTTAATTGCCCAGGAAATCCAGGAAGTTGCTCCATATACTGTTAAAGTAACCGAAGGAAGTGAAGAAGGCTACCTTTTTGTAGACGGTACACCGCTGACCTACCTACTGATCAATGCGGTTCAAGAGCAGCAATCCATCATTGACAACCAGGACAAGCGCATTGAAGAACTGGAAGCTCAATTGAATGAAGTAGCTCAACTACGTCAGGAAGTTGCTGCTCTGGCTAAAATTCTTCAAGCCCAGGCTACAGATAAGTCAGCTGCTGCTCAAAACCAAAACGTTTCAGAAGATCGCTAG
- a CDS encoding T9SS type A sorting domain-containing protein → MKALYLWILSLVLSFSMLAQSDFSPENFCANQQGRSKWLKQYQAHPEHFSKGGDTTIYVAMTVHLLGTDSGTGYYSEKNLLDAFCLLNESYEPAGIQFFLAGDILYHNNSAYYQHSSVLEGGQMMFEYNVPNTLNTYFVSDPAGNCGYNLPYAGIANAISCSGPNDITWSHEVGHGLSLPHPFLGWEGGVSWDGSVDHNFSDPAPAQVTYDYTYFQDTLILDTMIIDTTFVELVDGSNCTIAADGFCDTPPDYLASRWNCNGNGVSGTVQHDPADVAFQSDGSLIMNYANDACQNRFSEEQQSAMRAFLYDQRSQWISADPALAPVEQTATLISPIGGEIQQNFAAELTWSAVPNATQYLVQVSRLSSFPSALTDNYLTSGNSLIVDELSEDRTYFWRVRAFNNYHTCSEFTATENFELTFPVATTEINEMTEWRVYPQPVDGQQYLQVSWQMKAAWNGTLSFHNALGQTLWTQSLSLNSGQNNNQIELNNAPAGLYYLRLQSGSQQQVMRVMVE, encoded by the coding sequence ATGAAGGCTTTATACCTGTGGATATTATCATTGGTTTTATCCTTTTCAATGCTGGCGCAATCTGATTTCTCTCCAGAAAACTTCTGTGCCAATCAGCAAGGACGATCCAAGTGGTTGAAACAGTACCAGGCTCATCCCGAGCACTTCAGCAAAGGAGGAGATACTACTATTTATGTGGCCATGACCGTCCACCTCCTCGGCACGGACAGTGGCACTGGCTATTATTCTGAAAAGAACTTGCTTGATGCCTTTTGCCTGCTCAACGAATCCTACGAACCGGCCGGTATCCAGTTTTTTCTTGCGGGCGATATTTTATACCACAACAACTCTGCTTACTACCAGCATAGCTCCGTGCTGGAAGGAGGCCAGATGATGTTTGAATACAATGTTCCCAATACCCTCAACACCTATTTCGTTAGCGATCCGGCGGGCAATTGTGGCTACAATCTTCCTTATGCGGGTATTGCCAACGCGATCAGTTGTTCAGGGCCTAATGACATCACCTGGTCGCACGAAGTGGGGCACGGACTGAGCTTGCCTCACCCCTTTTTAGGTTGGGAAGGTGGTGTAAGCTGGGACGGCAGCGTAGACCACAATTTCAGTGATCCGGCTCCGGCGCAAGTCACTTATGATTATACCTATTTTCAGGATACCCTCATCCTGGATACCATGATCATTGATACCACTTTCGTGGAATTGGTTGACGGCAGCAATTGCACCATCGCCGCCGACGGCTTTTGTGACACACCACCGGATTACCTGGCCAGCCGCTGGAATTGTAACGGCAATGGCGTAAGCGGAACGGTTCAACATGATCCCGCGGATGTAGCCTTCCAGTCTGATGGTTCTCTAATCATGAACTACGCTAATGACGCCTGTCAAAATCGCTTCAGCGAGGAACAGCAGTCTGCCATGCGTGCCTTTCTCTACGACCAGCGTTCGCAATGGATTTCCGCTGATCCGGCGCTCGCTCCCGTAGAACAAACAGCTACCCTCATCAGTCCAATTGGTGGAGAAATCCAACAGAATTTTGCCGCAGAACTGACCTGGTCAGCAGTGCCCAATGCCACCCAATATCTGGTGCAGGTAAGTCGCTTGAGTAGCTTCCCTTCTGCACTGACAGACAACTACCTTACGTCCGGCAACAGTCTGATTGTCGATGAACTTTCCGAAGATCGTACCTACTTTTGGCGCGTACGTGCCTTCAATAATTACCATACCTGCAGCGAATTTACAGCCACAGAGAATTTTGAACTCACTTTCCCTGTTGCCACAACCGAAATCAACGAAATGACGGAATGGCGCGTCTATCCTCAACCCGTGGATGGCCAACAATACCTGCAAGTAAGCTGGCAGATGAAAGCTGCCTGGAATGGTACCCTGAGCTTCCACAATGCACTGGGGCAAACACTTTGGACCCAATCACTGTCTTTAAATTCGGGACAAAACAACAACCAAATTGAGTTGAACAACGCACCAGCCGGCCTCTACTACCTACGCTTGCAAAGTGGTAGTCAGCAGCAGGTAATGAGGGTGATGGTGGAATAA
- the metK gene encoding methionine adenosyltransferase gives MPYLFTSESVSEGHPDKVADQISDALVDHFIAFDPQSKVACETLVTTGQVVLAGEVKSSVYLDVQQIARDVIQRIGYTKSEYMFEANSCGVLSAIHEQSPDINQGVERQNPEDQGAGDQGMMFGYATNETENYMPLALDLSHKILQELAAIRKGGTEMTYLRPDSKSQVTIEYSDDHQPQRIDSIVVSTQHDPFAEDEKMLAKIREDVINIVVPRVKAQLKPELQALFTDEITYHVNPTGKFVIGGPHGDTGLTGRKIIVDTYGGKGAHGGGAFSGKDPSKVDRSAAYATRHIAKNLVAAGVCDEILVQVSYAIGVAKPTNIYINTYGTAKVSLSDSEIANKVNSIFDMRPYAIEKRLKLRTPIYSETAAYGHMGRDSEKKTVRMVSGSGEVKMMEVETFTWEKLDYVDQVKAAFSL, from the coding sequence ATGCCTTACCTCTTTACTTCTGAATCTGTTTCCGAAGGACATCCCGATAAAGTTGCAGATCAGATCTCCGACGCTTTAGTCGATCATTTCATTGCTTTTGATCCACAGTCAAAAGTTGCTTGTGAAACACTGGTAACTACCGGGCAGGTTGTGCTTGCCGGAGAAGTAAAATCCAGTGTTTACCTGGATGTGCAGCAGATTGCTCGCGACGTTATCCAACGCATCGGCTATACCAAGTCGGAGTATATGTTTGAAGCCAACAGCTGTGGTGTACTTTCGGCTATTCACGAACAGTCGCCCGACATCAACCAGGGGGTAGAACGCCAAAATCCTGAAGACCAGGGTGCTGGTGACCAGGGAATGATGTTTGGTTATGCGACCAACGAGACCGAAAACTACATGCCCCTGGCTTTAGACTTGTCGCATAAGATTCTACAGGAATTGGCGGCGATCCGCAAAGGAGGCACCGAAATGACTTACTTGCGCCCCGATAGCAAGTCGCAGGTGACCATCGAATACAGCGATGACCACCAGCCTCAGCGCATCGATTCTATCGTTGTTTCTACCCAGCACGATCCCTTCGCGGAAGACGAGAAGATGTTGGCGAAAATCCGGGAAGATGTCATCAATATCGTTGTTCCTCGTGTGAAGGCGCAGCTAAAGCCGGAATTGCAAGCACTCTTCACTGACGAGATCACTTACCATGTCAACCCAACGGGTAAGTTCGTTATTGGCGGCCCGCACGGTGACACCGGACTGACTGGCCGTAAAATCATCGTAGATACTTACGGTGGTAAAGGCGCACACGGTGGCGGTGCTTTTTCGGGCAAAGACCCTTCCAAGGTTGACCGTTCAGCAGCTTATGCTACCCGACATATTGCCAAGAATTTGGTAGCAGCGGGCGTTTGTGATGAGATTTTGGTGCAGGTGTCTTACGCTATCGGTGTAGCCAAGCCTACCAACATCTACATCAACACCTACGGCACTGCGAAAGTAAGCTTGAGCGATAGCGAGATCGCCAACAAGGTGAACAGCATCTTCGATATGCGTCCTTACGCCATCGAAAAGCGCTTGAAGCTACGTACCCCAATCTACAGTGAGACCGCCGCTTACGGCCACATGGGCCGCGACTCGGAAAAGAAAACGGTCCGCATGGTCAGTGGTTCTGGCGAAGTGAAAATGATGGAAGTAGAAACCTTCACCTGGGAGAAGCTGGATTATGTGGATCAGGTGAAAGCTGCTTTCAGCTTGTAA
- a CDS encoding GNAT family N-acetyltransferase: MITLRPATIQDLEILLFWDAQQHVIDCDPDDDWNWETELLRTPPWREQLIAEKNGTPIGFLQIIDPYHEESHYWGDIEENKRAIDIWIGEEKNLNKGYGTIIMQLAIERCFQDPEVQEILIDPLKSNVKAHRFYERLGFVFLEERAFNETPCYVYRLTRLQATEG, encoded by the coding sequence ATGATAACACTAAGACCAGCAACCATTCAGGATCTCGAAATACTTCTTTTCTGGGATGCACAACAACACGTTATTGATTGCGACCCAGATGATGATTGGAATTGGGAGACAGAATTACTTCGAACCCCACCATGGCGAGAGCAGTTGATCGCAGAAAAAAATGGCACGCCCATTGGCTTCCTGCAAATCATTGACCCTTATCACGAAGAGAGTCATTACTGGGGAGACATCGAAGAAAACAAGAGAGCCATCGATATCTGGATAGGAGAAGAAAAAAATCTGAATAAAGGATACGGCACCATCATCATGCAACTCGCCATCGAACGGTGTTTTCAAGATCCTGAGGTACAAGAAATTTTAATCGACCCCTTAAAATCCAATGTAAAAGCCCATAGATTTTATGAGCGGCTTGGGTTCGTATTTCTAGAAGAGAGAGCTTTCAACGAAACGCCTTGTTACGTCTACCGGCTAACGCGCCTTCAAGCAACGGAAGGCTGA
- a CDS encoding leucine-rich repeat domain-containing protein, giving the protein MIAQSPLQWWKQLEEQWQLAFSQVVFLTRSIHHPTEPEILDLWTMPVLRFASPGAENPNMGFELTNLSGLKGFSSLKLLFVIHHEIKSLQEIADLSQLKQLVVYNNQIQTLSGIEKMKNLEKLYIHKNQINSIDEVAHLRQLIEFSCFKNPLKSLHGLSREHQPNLRQILALPNEHLSEREISRVEKATTLRLEKGSRR; this is encoded by the coding sequence ATGATAGCTCAATCCCCCCTGCAATGGTGGAAGCAACTGGAAGAGCAGTGGCAACTGGCTTTTAGCCAAGTGGTTTTCCTGACCCGATCTATTCACCACCCTACCGAACCGGAAATTCTAGATTTGTGGACAATGCCCGTACTCAGGTTTGCCAGCCCTGGTGCAGAGAACCCCAACATGGGGTTTGAACTGACCAACCTTAGCGGTTTAAAAGGCTTTTCAAGTCTCAAATTACTTTTTGTCATTCATCATGAAATCAAGAGTTTGCAGGAGATCGCAGACTTAAGTCAGCTCAAACAATTAGTAGTCTACAACAATCAAATACAGACGCTTTCAGGAATAGAAAAAATGAAAAATTTAGAGAAATTGTACATCCACAAAAATCAAATTAATTCCATTGATGAAGTGGCTCATTTACGTCAATTAATAGAATTCTCTTGTTTTAAAAACCCGCTCAAATCACTTCATGGACTAAGCCGAGAACACCAGCCAAACCTTCGGCAAATCCTTGCTCTCCCTAATGAGCACCTATCCGAGCGTGAAATCTCCAGGGTCGAAAAAGCCACTACACTAAGGTTGGAAAAAGGAAGTCGCAGATAA
- a CDS encoding CRTAC1 family protein encodes MQKHQYLVLFSLTILLFSYSIHAQEFPAYSPVLTEMGALESARDPKCHATASRLEDFLYGTPLTFEARKARINFQQALVENIWLVYTKAVEDNPGADPLALFKATVAQRMAFREDEKGVELLLPGGQKMQITARDYRQYSSIAYAFRAILAVQQSCIMADKQLAPLDGQALEYFKKTIDIAVLGLLQQADQIARRNNSQQIEEAHLLQAAENWPMLPVEITPTIGGSNIKPATFIYPLVEQKLAAYQAYNQISQAVFLRNVQVYFSKILWPSEAEASIDLKNHFTEMMVAFSGEVLLHAQTLAQSAGSANIRYEDMYHAVQDYLPHTVNPFEDVDYFPRLAPKNNTVIQAYDLDAFRDSGLHWQYLKFALEDRGDALKLLPNPFALEMLVEGVAQFAVLIFREAGEDAKANNQERLAIANLNQALQQFQANLQAYESLPPLSKEAPKMASAQTRVPLNNDQLFVETSAPLGVNYEHRNSDWLSRLIRGYVVKEDENLARLSIPPAFGGSGVAAEDIDGDGWDDLLLLGGQGCALYRNDGGKSFTPMTATAGINWQRADGTYPEPRQPLIADFNNDGKQDILIIYADDNHRLYQNEGHWTFSDQTDKAQLGGAGLVAGPATVIDYDRDGLLDIYIGYFGNYLKGELPTLKRHNTNGSPNKLFRNLGNFRFVDASAGSGVENQGWTQAVGHTDINGDGWQDLIAGNDFGINSYYLNNQDGTFTDISSQIGTDKPSYTMNVGVGDINGDLSPDFYISNIVVMEKDDKYVLPNEDTRAHFDAKSLATMRVVEANDLFVSQKNNDAIPVFEQATNIGRGYSATGWSWDADFFDYDNDSDLDLYCLTGMNQYSVYGVNNPYYTSPEGEEVDVRFAQSSAEHNILFENTEGTLQVAEIPGELAYSGTSRSAAYFDYDKDGDLDIIVNEYQGRAKLFRNQAERNHFHWVAFRLNSAKKGVNRDVIGAQIILTLPDGRQLWREVHSTDGYLSVHPKTLHFGLGEATTFSLEIIWPDGQKEQHSDLSIDKFHQITQK; translated from the coding sequence ATGCAAAAACACCAGTACCTCGTCCTTTTTTCCCTTACAATTCTCCTTTTCAGCTATTCGATCCATGCACAGGAATTCCCTGCTTATTCTCCGGTACTCACGGAGATGGGGGCATTGGAGAGCGCGCGTGACCCTAAGTGCCACGCAACCGCTTCGCGCCTGGAAGATTTCCTTTACGGCACACCGCTGACCTTTGAAGCACGTAAAGCACGGATCAATTTTCAGCAGGCTTTGGTGGAAAACATCTGGTTGGTCTACACCAAGGCCGTAGAAGACAACCCGGGAGCAGACCCCTTGGCACTTTTCAAGGCCACTGTAGCTCAACGCATGGCATTTCGGGAAGATGAAAAAGGTGTAGAGCTGCTACTACCCGGTGGGCAAAAGATGCAAATTACGGCGCGTGATTATCGACAGTACAGTTCTATTGCTTATGCCTTTCGGGCGATTCTGGCAGTGCAACAATCTTGCATCATGGCGGACAAACAACTGGCGCCCCTAGATGGCCAAGCTTTGGAATATTTTAAAAAGACCATTGATATTGCTGTTTTGGGGCTTTTGCAACAAGCAGACCAGATTGCAAGACGCAACAACAGCCAGCAAATTGAGGAAGCCCATTTGCTGCAAGCTGCGGAAAATTGGCCTATGCTGCCGGTGGAAATCACCCCAACAATTGGGGGCTCCAACATCAAACCAGCGACTTTTATTTACCCCTTGGTAGAACAAAAGTTGGCGGCTTATCAGGCTTATAACCAAATAAGTCAGGCCGTTTTTCTGCGCAATGTGCAAGTTTACTTCTCAAAAATTCTCTGGCCATCCGAAGCCGAAGCCTCCATTGATCTGAAAAATCATTTTACCGAAATGATGGTGGCATTTTCCGGCGAAGTCCTTCTGCACGCGCAAACCCTGGCACAATCAGCAGGCAGCGCCAACATCCGCTACGAAGACATGTACCATGCCGTACAGGATTACTTGCCTCATACCGTGAACCCATTTGAAGATGTCGACTATTTCCCCAGGCTGGCTCCTAAAAACAACACCGTTATTCAAGCCTATGATTTGGATGCTTTCAGGGACAGTGGCTTGCACTGGCAATACTTGAAATTTGCATTGGAAGACCGGGGAGATGCCTTGAAATTGTTGCCTAACCCATTTGCATTGGAGATGCTGGTAGAAGGCGTTGCGCAATTTGCGGTACTCATCTTTCGGGAAGCTGGCGAAGACGCCAAGGCCAATAATCAGGAACGATTAGCCATTGCGAACCTCAACCAAGCACTCCAGCAATTTCAGGCCAATTTACAAGCGTATGAGTCCCTACCTCCGCTCAGCAAAGAAGCACCAAAGATGGCATCGGCGCAAACCCGGGTGCCCCTTAACAATGATCAACTTTTTGTGGAAACCAGTGCGCCGTTGGGTGTAAATTATGAACACCGCAATTCTGATTGGTTAAGCAGACTGATACGTGGCTACGTAGTAAAAGAAGACGAAAATTTGGCAAGATTGTCTATTCCTCCTGCTTTTGGCGGTAGCGGTGTGGCAGCAGAAGACATCGACGGTGATGGCTGGGATGACTTGTTATTACTCGGTGGACAAGGGTGTGCACTGTACCGCAATGATGGTGGAAAATCATTTACCCCAATGACCGCAACGGCCGGCATCAACTGGCAACGCGCGGACGGTACTTATCCCGAACCACGGCAGCCCTTGATTGCTGATTTTAACAATGATGGAAAACAAGACATTCTAATCATCTATGCTGACGACAACCATCGGCTTTACCAAAACGAAGGCCACTGGACTTTTTCTGACCAAACCGACAAGGCCCAACTTGGGGGAGCTGGATTGGTTGCAGGACCGGCAACCGTTATTGATTATGACCGCGATGGTTTGTTGGATATTTATATCGGCTACTTTGGAAATTATCTAAAAGGAGAATTACCCACACTGAAACGCCACAATACCAATGGCAGTCCTAATAAGCTCTTTCGCAACCTAGGTAATTTCCGTTTTGTGGACGCTTCTGCTGGTTCTGGTGTAGAAAACCAGGGCTGGACACAGGCGGTTGGTCATACCGACATCAATGGTGATGGCTGGCAAGACCTGATTGCCGGCAATGACTTTGGCATCAACTCTTACTACCTTAATAATCAAGACGGTACCTTTACGGACATCAGCAGTCAAATAGGCACCGACAAGCCCAGCTACACCATGAACGTGGGCGTAGGAGACATCAATGGCGACTTGTCGCCAGACTTTTACATCTCCAACATTGTGGTCATGGAAAAAGACGACAAATACGTCCTTCCTAACGAAGACACCAGGGCGCACTTTGACGCGAAGTCGCTGGCGACGATGCGTGTGGTGGAAGCCAATGACCTGTTTGTTTCCCAAAAAAACAACGATGCGATACCGGTGTTTGAGCAAGCCACAAATATCGGGCGCGGGTACAGTGCAACGGGCTGGTCTTGGGATGCCGATTTCTTTGATTATGACAATGATTCCGACTTGGACTTGTACTGCCTGACGGGGATGAACCAGTACAGTGTTTATGGTGTAAACAACCCTTATTACACTTCGCCTGAAGGTGAAGAAGTAGATGTACGCTTTGCCCAGAGCTCAGCAGAACACAACATTCTTTTTGAGAATACAGAAGGCACCTTGCAAGTCGCTGAAATCCCTGGAGAGCTGGCTTATTCAGGTACTTCTCGATCCGCCGCTTATTTTGATTATGACAAAGACGGTGATTTGGACATCATTGTGAATGAGTACCAAGGGCGGGCTAAATTGTTTCGCAACCAGGCGGAGCGCAACCACTTTCACTGGGTTGCCTTTCGGCTAAATTCAGCGAAAAAAGGTGTTAATAGAGATGTTATTGGTGCGCAAATTATTCTAACATTACCCGATGGGAGGCAACTCTGGCGCGAGGTACACAGCACCGATGGCTACCTTTCTGTTCATCCGAAAACCTTGCATTTTGGACTGGGAGAAGCGACCACATTTAGCCTGGAAATCATCTGGCCTGATGGTCAAAAAGAACAACACAGTGATTTGTCAATCGATAAATTCCATCAAATAACGCAAAAATAA
- a CDS encoding T9SS type A sorting domain-containing protein, whose translation MKNIKLLMLLVASLSLQVSWAQDAVFNNGRDKEAKPNQVAEKADAPAATNVFKGSDLDVPGHVNNSQGENLVFPNDLETLREELHVSSSPRQVVEKLNVLAAQMEVLVTANEELRRENEVIRKSLNRCCESSNLDATDAYLLQNAPNPVVDNSTIRYFVPENMTDARVEISDLKGIVLQTYEIQEMGLSNLRVDTQTLGTGNYVYTLYVEGNIVDSRIMVVTK comes from the coding sequence ATGAAAAATATAAAATTATTGATGCTGCTGGTGGCTAGCCTTTCGCTTCAGGTTTCCTGGGCACAAGATGCTGTGTTTAACAATGGCCGCGATAAAGAAGCAAAGCCAAACCAAGTTGCTGAAAAAGCTGATGCTCCTGCAGCAACGAATGTTTTTAAGGGAAGTGACCTTGACGTTCCTGGTCATGTAAATAACAGTCAAGGAGAAAACCTAGTATTTCCTAATGACTTGGAAACGCTACGTGAAGAGCTTCATGTTTCTTCTTCGCCTCGCCAGGTCGTAGAAAAACTGAATGTTTTGGCAGCTCAAATGGAAGTTTTAGTGACGGCTAACGAAGAACTTCGCCGTGAAAATGAAGTGATCCGCAAAAGTCTCAACCGCTGTTGCGAGTCTTCTAACCTCGACGCCACTGATGCTTACTTGCTACAGAATGCTCCCAATCCAGTAGTAGACAATTCTACTATTCGTTACTTCGTGCCAGAAAACATGACGGATGCGCGGGTAGAAATCTCGGATTTGAAGGGTATTGTTCTTCAGACTTACGAAATTCAGGAAATGGGCCTCAGTAACCTGCGGGTTGACACTCAAACACTTGGTACCGGTAACTACGTTTATACCCTCTATGTGGAAGGCAATATTGTCGACTCTCGTATCATGGTCGTAACTAAATAA